A stretch of DNA from Desulfosarcina ovata subsp. ovata:
GGTCGCATTCGGATCCATTTTGGGCTTTTCTTTGGTTGAACTATGGTGCATGTGCATCGATTTTCTCCTTTCTTGTTGTAAAAGAAATGAAGACGTTCTTAATACAGACCAATAGTTCTCTATACATGCATTAAACCAATTGTAAGAAATATTTATGAGTTAACTGCCGAGCAAATCGCTACCGCTTATACGCTTCGCTGGGATGTCGAAAGCTTTTCGCTTGGAGGAAAAGGCATCTGAGAGTGTATCATCTTATCGCCGGAAGTGAGCATGGATTAACGCAAATCCTGAGGGCGCCGGCAAAAAATAATTCCTCCATCTTGCTTGTCCTTGTGCCCGTCTACGGCGTTCCATCCACCGGCACATATAACGAATATGCACCGGCGGATGGGCCTTGTAGACGAACACAAATCCGACGCCATCTGGTGGAAGTATTTTTTGCCGGCACCCTTAACCGAATTTTACTGACTTTACCCGATAGATGTCAAAATTTTTTTTCGACCATATGATGATCCTTACCGGAAAAGGGCTTGGTTCTAACTTCGTCCACTTACCCCCTCGTTCCCACGCAGAGCGTGGGAACGAGGGGGTAATATGGGATCAGCCCGTTTTAATCGTTCCTAAATCCAGGTGGGCGAAGTTAGAACCAAGCCCCCGGAAAATACCGGTCTACTGGCCCTTGAAGTGAGGCGTCCTTTTTTCCTTAAGCGCCCTGACCCCTTCGAAGTGATCGGCCGTTCGCTGGGTGATTCCCTGGAAGGCGGCGACCAGATCCAGATGCCCGCTGATTTCCGCAGTCCGGGCCTGACGGATGGCTTTTTTAATCATCGAAACAGCGACAGGGCTGTTGCCGGAAATCATTTGGGCGATTTTTTCGGTTTCTTCTTTCAGAGATGCTTCTTCGACAAGGGTATTCAGGAGGCCGAGGGCAAGGGCCTCTTCTGCCGTTACAATCCGTCCGGTAAGGGAAAGCTCCATGGCCTTGGCGAATCCGACCACTCTCTGGAGGAAAAAAGCGCCCCCGTCCCCGGGCACCAGGGCCAGCTTGGCAAAGGTTTCGCCAAACCTGGAATGCCGGCACCCGATCCGAATGTCACACATGCAGGCGAGGTCGCACCCGGCCCCGATCGCAGCCCCGTTGACCATTGCGATAATCGGGGTGTGAAGGGACTCGATCGTTATTGGAATCTGCTGGATACCCTTTGTGTACCTGCGCCTGAGTTCCTCCGGGTCGCCGGCAAACATGCCTGTTTTTTCTTCCATGGCCTTCACGTCGCCGCCGGCACAGAAATTCTTGCCCGCACCCGTCAGGATGATGACGCGCACGTCGTCATCCCAGTCCGCTTCCCGGAGCAAACGGCAAAGGTCCATAATCATCTGATCCGAAAACGAATTGGAGTACTGGGGCCGGTTCAGTGTCACCCACAGCAGCGGGCTGTCCATCTCGACGATCAGATCTGAATAGGTGTGTTTAAGGTAATCTTCCATATTTTTTATTATCTCCAATCGAAAAATAGATGACCAATTAAAGGCCTGGCATCAAGCTCCGGTTGACTGCCGATTTCTTTCCGCCAGCCTTAAAAAAATCTGTTGGTTGGCATGAGCTGATGAAATACGGTATGGGTATTTGGATATCATAGTATTACGCATACGAAACAAACCCAACAAGAATGTGCAAATCTGATTTCAGAGTTGGGTAGCTTCTGATTTGGCTTTAAAACAGCAAAAAAAGAGCGTTCAAATGAATATCCAAATAAAAACAGAATGCACAGACATCGATTGGGGAACGGTTCCAGAAATTTTAAAATCGGTTGGAATGGCGCACTACAGCCCTGAGAAGCATCGACAAGCGTTCGAAGCCAGTTGTTGCACCATCTTTCTGTACGATGGTGAAGATTTGATTGGTTTTGGCAGGGCCATATCGGATGGCGCCTATCAAGCCGTTGTGTATGATGTTGCTATCCTTGAAAAGTATCAGGGGCATGGCTTTGGAAAGCGAATCATTCAAGAGATTTTATCACGCGTATCGAATTGTCATGTTATTCTTTATGCGAGTCCCGGCAAGGAAGGATTTTACGAAAAATACGGTTTCAGAAGGATGAAAACAGGTATGGCTTCTTTCCTGAACAAAGATGCCATGGCGAAACGGGGCTTTACGGAATGATGGGCGGCGAACCCGGATTGTTGCCGGCTCGAAGGGTTGGCTTGCCGTCCATTGACCCCATCCGCTTATGATCGGTAACGGATTCCGATCCGTCGGCAGGAGAAAACAGATGGGCAAGGTGTTACACATCACCAGCGGTGACATCGCTGGCGGAAGTTTGAAAAAGGCAGGTCTTCCCGGGGACGTGTTTGTCTGGCATGATATTCTCTATGACGGCCCCCGGCAGCCAGGTTGGCCCACGGAGAAGACGCTCAACGATCGTGCGCTGTTTCTGGAGACTTTCACCACAGGCGGTTTGACGCGGAATCGTATTCTGAAAACCCTGTATCATCAGTATGACAAACTGGTTGACGCCGCTACCGTTGAACGGATCGTTCTGTGGTTCGATGCCTGTCTTTTTGACCAGTCCATGCTTGTCCATGTTCTCTCGTGCCTATCCCTCAAAAAGATCCGAAACGTGGAGCTTCTTTGTGTGGATGCATTTCCCGGAATCGAGCCCTTCCACGGGCTCGGACAACTGCGGCCGGAACAATTTTCCGTCCTCTATCCTGACCGACATGCCGTCACCGACGAACAATTCAGTTTCGCCGCCGTCGTGGACAACGCCTTCGCCACGCAGGACACGGCCCTTTTCAGCGAATTGTCGAAAAGAGCCGGGGCGCCGCTGCCATGGGTGCCGGCGGCAATAACCCGATGGCTGCAGGAACAGCCCGATCCGAAAACCGGTCTGGGCCGGCTCGAAACCCTCATCCTTGCCG
This window harbors:
- a CDS encoding enoyl-CoA hydratase-related protein, coding for MEDYLKHTYSDLIVEMDSPLLWVTLNRPQYSNSFSDQMIMDLCRLLREADWDDDVRVIILTGAGKNFCAGGDVKAMEEKTGMFAGDPEELRRRYTKGIQQIPITIESLHTPIIAMVNGAAIGAGCDLACMCDIRIGCRHSRFGETFAKLALVPGDGGAFFLQRVVGFAKAMELSLTGRIVTAEEALALGLLNTLVEEASLKEETEKIAQMISGNSPVAVSMIKKAIRQARTAEISGHLDLVAAFQGITQRTADHFEGVRALKEKRTPHFKGQ
- a CDS encoding GNAT family N-acetyltransferase — its product is MALKQQKKSVQMNIQIKTECTDIDWGTVPEILKSVGMAHYSPEKHRQAFEASCCTIFLYDGEDLIGFGRAISDGAYQAVVYDVAILEKYQGHGFGKRIIQEILSRVSNCHVILYASPGKEGFYEKYGFRRMKTGMASFLNKDAMAKRGFTE
- a CDS encoding DUF1835 domain-containing protein, whose protein sequence is MGKVLHITSGDIAGGSLKKAGLPGDVFVWHDILYDGPRQPGWPTEKTLNDRALFLETFTTGGLTRNRILKTLYHQYDKLVDAATVERIVLWFDACLFDQSMLVHVLSCLSLKKIRNVELLCVDAFPGIEPFHGLGQLRPEQFSVLYPDRHAVTDEQFSFAAVVDNAFATQDTALFSELSKRAGAPLPWVPAAITRWLQEQPDPKTGLGRLETLILAAIRAGCETPGKIFASVAAADTPPQFWGDTTLWAKINGLADRLPPRVRIEGPAARLPQWESEVPLDEFRIREEQDCHPSVPP